The DNA sequence ATCGTCGACACAGAAGGACCGGGAGGAACGCGGAGCATGGACTCCTTCAACCCCACCACCCGTACCCAGCAGGCCATCTCCGCAGCCGCCCAGGCCGCGACGCTGGCCGGGAACCCCGATGTCGGGCCCACCCACCTGCTGGGTGCCCTGCTGGCCCAGGGCGACGGCATCGCCGCGCCGCTGCTGGCCGCCGTCGGGGCGGACGCGGACGCCGTCCGATCCGAGCTGACCGCGCTGGGCAACCGGCTGCCGTCGGCCTCGGGGTCGTCGGTGAGCGCGCCGCAGCTGTCCCGTGACGCGCTGGCCGCCATCACCGCGGCCCAGCAGCTCGCCACCGAGATGGGTGACGAGTACGTCTCCACCGAGCACCTGCTCGTCGGGCTCGCGCGGTCCGGCGGCCCGGTCGCCCAGCTCCTGCAGCGCCACGGCGCCACGCCGGACGCGCTGCGCGAGGCGTTCGGCAAGGTCCGCGGCTCCGCCCGGGTGACCAGCCCCGACCCCGAGGGCAGCTACCAGGCCCTGGAGAAGTACGGCCAGGACCTCACCGCCCGCGCGCGCGAGGGTGAACTCGACCCGGTCATCGGCCGGGACACCGAGATCCGCCGCGTCGTCCAGGTGTTGTCGCGGCGCACCAAGAACAACCCGGTGCTCATCGGTGAGCCGGGCGTCGGCAAGACCGCGATCGTCGAGGGCCTGGCCCAGCGGATCGTGGCCGGTGACGTGCCCGAGTCGCTGCGCGGCAAGCGGGTCGTCGCCCTCGACCTGGGGTCGATGGTGGCCGGCGCGAAGTACCGCGGCGAGTTCGAGGAGCGGCTCAAGGCCGTCCTCAAGGAGATCACCGACTCCGCGGGCGAGGTCATCACCTTCATCGACGAGCTGCACACGATCGTCGGTGCGGGCGCGTCCGGTGAGGGCGCGATGGACGCCGGCAACATGATCAAGCCGATGCTCGCCCGCGGTGAGCTGCGGATGGTCGGCGCGACCACGCTCGACGAGTACCGCCAGCACATCGAGAAGGACCCGGCGCTGGAGCGCCGCTTCCAGCAGGTGCTCGTCGGGGAGCCGTCGGTCGAGGACACCGTCGGCATCCTGCGCGGGCTCAAGGAGCGTTACGAGGTGCACCACGGCGTCCGGATCACCGATGCCGCGCTCGTCGCCGCCGCCACCCTGTCCGACCGCTACATCACCGCCCGGTTCCTGCCGGACAAGGCCATCGACCTGGTCGACGAGGCCGCGTCCCGGCTCCGGATGGAGATCGACTCGCGCCCGGTGGAGATCGACACCGTGGAGCGGGCCGTCCGTCGCCTCGAGATCGAGGAGATGGCGCTGGAGAAGGAGTCCGACGCGGCCTCGGCCGACCGGCTCGTCGCGCTGCGCGCCGAGCTGGCCGAGAAGCGCGAGGAGCTGGCCGCGCTGACCGCGCGCTGGCAGAACGAGAAGGGCGCCATCGAGGCGACCCGCGAGCTCAAGGAGCAGCTGGAGCAGCTGCGCGGTGAGTCCGAGCGGGCCGAGCGCGACGGCGACCTGGGCCGCGCCGCGGAGCTGCGCTACGGCCGCATCCCGGCGCTGGAGAAGGAGCTCGCGGAGAAGACCGCCGTCGTCGAGAAGCACGAGGACGTGATGCTCAAGGAGGAGGTCGGCCCGGACGACGTCGCCGACGTCGTCAGCTCCTGGACCGGCGTGCCCGCCGGCCGGATGCTGGAGGGCGAGACCGCTAAGCTCCTGCGCATGGAGGACGAGCTGGGCCGGCGCGTGGTCGGCCAGGCCGAGGCCGTGCGCGTGGTGTCCGACGCGGTGCGCCGGACGCGTGCCGGCGTCGCGGACGAGAACCGGCCCACCGGGTCGTTCCTGTTCCTCGGGCCCACCGGCGTCGGCAAGACCGAGCTGGCCAAGGCGCTGGCCGAGTTCCTGTTCGACGACGAGCGGGCGATGATCCGCATCGACATGAGCGAGTACTCCGAGAAGCACTCGGTGGCCCGCCTCGTCGGTGCCCCTCCCGGCTACGTCGGGTACGACCAGGGCGGTCAGCTCACCGAGGCGGTGCGGCGGCGTCCCTACAGCGTCGTGCTGCTCGACGAGGTCGAGAAGGCCCACCCGGACGTCTTCGACACGCTCCTGCAAGTGCTCGACGACGGCCGGCTCACCGACGGCCAGGGCCGCACGGTGGACTTTCGCAGCACGATCCTGGTGCTGACGTCCAACCTGGGCAGCCAGGCCATCGCCGACCCCTCGCTGGACGACAAGGGCCGCAAGGACGCCGTCATGTCGGTCGTCCGGTCGCACTTCAAGCCGGAGTTCCTCAACCGGCTCGACGACGTCGTGGTCTTCCACGCGCTGTCGACCGAGGAGCTGACCCACATCGTCGACATCCAGGTCGGCGTGCTGGCGCGGCGGCTCGCGAAGCGGCGGCTCTCGCTGGAGGTCACCGACGCGGCCCGCGAGTGGCTCGCGCTCAACGGGTTCGACCCGGTCTACGGGGCGCGTCCGCTGCGCCGGCTGGTGCAGTCCGCGATCGGCGACCAGCTCGCCCGCGAGCTGCTGTCCGGCGGCGTCCGCGAGGGCGACACGGTCCGGGTGGACCTGGACCCCTCGGCCGACGGCGGGACAGGTGCCCTGGTCGTCGGCAAGGCACTGGAGCCGGTCGCGATCGCGAACTGATCCACCGGTTCGCCCGTGGAACCCGACGGTGCACGTCATCGTCGGGGCCCATGGAGTCCTTCACCGCCGAGCAGCCCTCCGCCGGGCGGACCTGGCTGGACGAGTACCGCACCCGCATCGACACGATCCGGCTCCGGGCCGAGGAGGCCCGGGACCGGGTGGCGACGGTGACGGCGACCGCGCGCACCCGCGACGGCGCGGTCGTTGTCACCGTCGACGCGTACGGGACGCTGACCGACCTGCAGCTCGGCGTGCGGGCCGAGGAGCTGCCGCGGGCCCGGCTCGCCGAGACGGTCCTGCGGCTGAGCCGGGAGGCCGCCGCCGACGCCGCGGCGCAGGTGGCGGCCATCGTGGAGCCGCTGACGGCGGGCGGCGGGCGGTGACGGGCCCCGGCTTCTCGGTCGACACCGACACGGTCTCGACCCATGCCGGGGTCCTCGACGACGCCGGTTCCACCGTCACCGGGATGCGCCCGGCGCTCGCCGAGCTCGACTCCGACGCCTACGGGGTCATCGGCGACTTCTTCTCCGCCCGCGCCACCTCGGCCATGCGGGCCGGGGTCGAGGCCGTGGACCGCCTCTCCTCGGAGCTGCACGAGCTGGCGACCGCGGCACGGGAGTCCGTCACCGCGTACCTCGAGGTGGAGAGCCGGGTGGTCGACGGGCTGCTCGGCGTCGACGTCCCGACGGCCCCGTCACCGGTCGGGGCGGACCGGTGACGGCGCCGGTTGAGGTGGAGGGGCCCGGCCCGCTCGAGGGTGCAGGGGTGTTCTCCTCGTTCGACGACGTCGGGAAGGCGGTCGGGGAGCAGGACACCGGCGGCATCGTCGTGGCCACGGCCGTCGCTGGGCTCGACACGCTGAGCGTGGTCGCCGACCCGCTGAAGGAGCTCGGGGCGGCCGGTGTCGGCTGGGCCATCGAGCATGTCGACTTCCTGCGCGAACCGCTGGACTGGCTCTGCGGTGACGCGAAGCAGATCGAGGCCCGGGCGAAGGACTGGCAGCAGATCTCCCGCGAACTGGCCACCCTCGTCCCGGAGATCGAGACCGTCCTCGCCGCCCCCGGCGCCTGGACCGGCGCAGCCGGGGACGCGTTCCACGGTGCCGCCGCGACACGCGTCGAGGCCGCGCGACGCCTGTCCGAGACCGCCCACGAGGTGGCCGATGTCGTGCTGACCTCGGCCTCGATCGTCGGTACCGAGCGCGCGGTCGTACGCGACATCATCGCCGAGTTCGTCGTGCGGCTCATTCCGAAGCTGCTCGCGTGGGCCGCGGGCGCCGTGGTGACGGTGGGGGTCGCCGCGCCGGTCGGCATCGCGGTCCTCGTCCTCGACGCCGTCGACCTGGCGCGCACGATCGTCCGCCGGGTCGAGGAGGTCATCGGGCTGCTGGAGAAGTCCGCCGCGGTGGCACGCCGGCTGGAGGACACGATGCGGACCGGGCTGCTGCCCGGGATCGCGGACCCCGCGGCGCGGAAGGCCGTCGAGAAGGCTGTGACCCTCGGGCAGGACACGGTGCTGGAGTACGGCAAGAACGACACGGCTCGCCGGGCCACGGCGGCCGAGTGGGACGAGGAGACATCCGGCTGAGGTCCCCGACCGCGTCGAAACGTGCACGTCCGTGTCGTGGCGTTACCACTCCACGAGCCCGGTCGGGACTACGCTCCCCGGCATGTCGGTCTGGTTCGTCATCGCCCTCGTCGCGATCGTCCTCGGCGTCGGTCTGCTGCTGTTCGACCGGTTCCGCGGGGGGGCGACGCGGGACCGCCGCCGCTGGGCCTCCATGCGGGAGTGGGAGTACCTCGAGTCCGATCCCGTCCTGCCCAGCCGCTGGCGCTACGGGACGATCCACCAGGGCGGCCCCGGCGTGGCCCGCAACCTGGTCTCGGGCGACGTCCCCACCCCGGACGGCCCGCGCAAGGCCTACGCGTTCGACCACGAGCAGGCCGGCCGGATCAGCTCGGTGCTCTGCGCCGTGCAGGTGCACGAGTCGCTGCCCGCCGCCGTCGAGCTGCGGCTGCCCTCGGCCCCGCTGCCCGACGACGCAGGCCTCGACCTGCTCGAGCCGGTCGGCGAGCGCTACGCCTTCGTCAGCGACGCCGACGCCGTCCGTCCGTTGCTGACCCCGCGGGTCGCCGACGCCAGCGACGCGGTCGGCGAGGACGTCGAGCTGCTCTGGGCCGAGGACGCCTGGGTGCTGGCCGCCGCGCCCGTCGGGATCTCCGCCGATCGGATGCAGGACCTGCTCGCCGATCTGGCCGAGGTCGCCACCGCTCTGGAGGAGGGGCTGCACGCCCGTCGTCCCACGATCGATTCCTGACCTGCGACATCTACGCAGCGTTGACTGATCACAACGCGATGTGACCACCCGAACGCGTTAAGCCGAACGGGTACAGCTAGCCTGATCGTGTGGCTCTGGCTCTCATCACCGGCGGCGGTACGGGACTCGGCGCGGTTCTGGCCGACCGACTGGCCGCGCGCGGACACGACCTCCTGCTCGTCACCCGCGACCCCGAGCGGGTCGCCCCCACCGCCCGGGAGCTCGCCGCCCGGTACGGGGTGCGCGCCGACGTCCTCGTCGCGGACCTCGGCACCCGGCACGGCCTGTTCCGGCTCGAGGCCCACCTCGCCGGCCCGGAGGCCCCGGCCGTCGACGTCCTCGTGCACGACGCCCTCGCCGACGCGGTCGCCGCGTCGGACGCCGGACGGGCGAGCGTCGACCTCGGCATGACCGCGACGAGGCGTCTCACCAACGCCGCGTTGCCCGGCATGCTGCGCCGCGGTGCCGGTGGGATCGTCGCGATCAGCGGGGACGAGCAGTCGGCCGCGTGGGCGGTCTCGTTCGTCACCGCGCTCGCCCCGAACCTGACCGGCGAGGTGCACGTCGTCGCCGTCCGGGGCGACGACCGGCCGGAGTGGACCGCCGACGCCGCCGACGCGGTGCTCGACGACCTCGACGCCGGCCTCGTCGTGAGCGCCCCGCAGACCGCACCGGCCCGTCCGGACCCGGCCCGGCGCGCCGTCGCCGCGGGGGTCCGGGTGGCCCGGCGCGCCGTCGAGTTGTTCGCCGACGCGACCTGGCAGCCCACCGGCACCGCAGCCGCTACCGCCCCGGACGCTGCCGCCCTAGACCTCGGGCGGGGCGCCGCCTTCATCGCCGTGGACCTCGATCCACTCCTCGCGGAACCGGCGCAGGAACTCCTCCAGGGCCGCGTGCCGCCGCTCGCCCATCTCGCGGCCGGCGGCGGTACGCAGCTCGCCGCGCAGCCGGAGCAGCTTCTCGTGGAAGTGGGCGACGACCGAGCCGGTCGGCCCGGACCGGTAGCCACCGCTCGCGACGCCAGCACCCGGGTCCCACAGGGGCTCGCCGATCGCGCCGCCATAGGCGAACGCGCGGGCGATGCCGGTGGCGCCCATCGCGTCGAGCATGTCGGCGTCGTGCAGGCAGGCGGCGATCCGGTCCGCGGTGGGCGCGGTGGCCGCCTCGGAGAACGAGTAGCGGCCGGTGGCCTCGACGGCGTCGAGCACCGGGTCCCACAGCGGCTCGGCGACCCCGCCGCGGCGCAGTGCGTCCCGGGCGTCGTCGCGGACCTCCGCGGGCGCGATGACCCGGCCGAGCCGTGCCTCGGCCGCCCGGTGGTGGTCGTGCACGTACGCGGCGACGGCGGCGACGAACCCGTCGAGCCCCTCCCGCACCGCCAGCCGGGCCGACAGCCCGGCGACCCGGTCGAGGTGCCCGAGGTCGTGCGCGACGTCCGCACCGGCCATGTCACCGGCGACGACGTCGCGCAGCCGTCGCAGCTCCCCGGCGCCGCTCACGCCGGGCTCCCGGCCACGACGACGCGCGGCTCGGTGTCGGCGACCGAGCCGCGGCGCAGCCACAGCAGCACCGCGACCAGTACGCCCAGGGCACCGCCCGCCGCGTACCCGCCCGTCCCGACGAGGTCGATCATGCCGCCGGACACGGCCTGCCCGGCCGAGACCCCGAGCACCGCCGCCATCACCATCCAGTTGAACGCCTCGGTCGCCGAGCCGGCGGGTGCGGTCTGCTCCACACCCAGGGAGTGCGCGGTGACCTGCGGG is a window from the Pseudonocardia sp. HH130629-09 genome containing:
- the clpB gene encoding ATP-dependent chaperone ClpB, with amino-acid sequence MDSFNPTTRTQQAISAAAQAATLAGNPDVGPTHLLGALLAQGDGIAAPLLAAVGADADAVRSELTALGNRLPSASGSSVSAPQLSRDALAAITAAQQLATEMGDEYVSTEHLLVGLARSGGPVAQLLQRHGATPDALREAFGKVRGSARVTSPDPEGSYQALEKYGQDLTARAREGELDPVIGRDTEIRRVVQVLSRRTKNNPVLIGEPGVGKTAIVEGLAQRIVAGDVPESLRGKRVVALDLGSMVAGAKYRGEFEERLKAVLKEITDSAGEVITFIDELHTIVGAGASGEGAMDAGNMIKPMLARGELRMVGATTLDEYRQHIEKDPALERRFQQVLVGEPSVEDTVGILRGLKERYEVHHGVRITDAALVAAATLSDRYITARFLPDKAIDLVDEAASRLRMEIDSRPVEIDTVERAVRRLEIEEMALEKESDAASADRLVALRAELAEKREELAALTARWQNEKGAIEATRELKEQLEQLRGESERAERDGDLGRAAELRYGRIPALEKELAEKTAVVEKHEDVMLKEEVGPDDVADVVSSWTGVPAGRMLEGETAKLLRMEDELGRRVVGQAEAVRVVSDAVRRTRAGVADENRPTGSFLFLGPTGVGKTELAKALAEFLFDDERAMIRIDMSEYSEKHSVARLVGAPPGYVGYDQGGQLTEAVRRRPYSVVLLDEVEKAHPDVFDTLLQVLDDGRLTDGQGRTVDFRSTILVLTSNLGSQAIADPSLDDKGRKDAVMSVVRSHFKPEFLNRLDDVVVFHALSTEELTHIVDIQVGVLARRLAKRRLSLEVTDAAREWLALNGFDPVYGARPLRRLVQSAIGDQLARELLSGGVREGDTVRVDLDPSADGGTGALVVGKALEPVAIAN
- a CDS encoding YbaB/EbfC family nucleoid-associated protein, with protein sequence MESFTAEQPSAGRTWLDEYRTRIDTIRLRAEEARDRVATVTATARTRDGAVVVTVDAYGTLTDLQLGVRAEELPRARLAETVLRLSREAAADAAAQVAAIVEPLTAGGGR
- a CDS encoding HD domain-containing protein, whose product is MSGAGELRRLRDVVAGDMAGADVAHDLGHLDRVAGLSARLAVREGLDGFVAAVAAYVHDHHRAAEARLGRVIAPAEVRDDARDALRRGGVAEPLWDPVLDAVEATGRYSFSEAATAPTADRIAACLHDADMLDAMGATGIARAFAYGGAIGEPLWDPGAGVASGGYRSGPTGSVVAHFHEKLLRLRGELRTAAGREMGERRHAALEEFLRRFREEWIEVHGDEGGAPPEV